The Microbulbifer sp. YPW1 genome contains a region encoding:
- a CDS encoding DUF2141 domain-containing protein, whose amino-acid sequence MNDPILRFFRAVLVVFTCGPVLASAETANIKLTVSNIQSQVGKLYIAVYDSKDTFLGETKFYAQEVGLESLADGKLAVDLSLPYGQYAISVHHDNNANGEMDRNFIGIPKEPVGLSNGHVPRFGPPKFSKAVIQIAQPQQLEEISLVD is encoded by the coding sequence ATGAATGATCCAATACTGCGTTTTTTCCGTGCTGTACTTGTGGTGTTCACCTGCGGGCCGGTGCTTGCCAGTGCCGAAACGGCGAATATCAAACTGACCGTTTCGAATATCCAGTCCCAGGTCGGGAAACTGTATATCGCTGTATACGACTCAAAAGATACGTTTCTCGGTGAGACCAAGTTCTACGCGCAGGAGGTGGGGCTTGAGAGTCTCGCGGATGGAAAACTTGCCGTGGACCTGAGCCTGCCGTACGGTCAATACGCCATTAGTGTGCATCATGACAACAACGCCAATGGCGAAATGGATCGCAACTTTATCGGCATTCCGAAGGAGCCGGTGGGCCTCTCCAATGGCCATGTTCCCCGCTTCGGTCCACCGAAATTTTCCAAGGCGGTGATTCAGATTGCACAGCCTCAGCAGCTGGAAGAGATCTCGCTGGTCGATTAA
- a CDS encoding oxaloacetate decarboxylase, whose product MPDTLPQLLASGTVLSVPGIYDGLSARLVELAGFEAAFLSGACLSFARFGRPDMGLVSASEVADTVAVIRERTELPLIVDMDTGFGNALNVKRTVATFERAGASALQMEDQLMPKRCGHMQGKQVISCGEMVGKIHAALDARRSTKTLIFARTDALGVNGFDDALERAERYLEAGADAIFIEAPKTVEQMRAIGEQLGGRTPLIHNLVEGGNSPVQTLEELRALNYRIALYPASLLHLFIPAAQDMLAELRHSGHLQARRKQMIDLAAVNNLLGADELLAASEEYQYE is encoded by the coding sequence ATGCCTGATACGCTGCCCCAATTACTCGCAAGCGGCACCGTGCTCTCGGTGCCAGGCATCTACGATGGACTCAGCGCCCGGCTGGTGGAGCTGGCGGGCTTTGAGGCTGCCTTCCTGTCCGGTGCCTGCCTGTCGTTTGCACGCTTCGGGCGCCCGGATATGGGACTGGTCAGTGCGTCAGAGGTGGCGGACACCGTAGCCGTCATCCGCGAGCGCACGGAGCTGCCACTGATCGTGGATATGGACACCGGCTTCGGCAATGCGCTCAATGTAAAGCGCACCGTTGCTACGTTTGAGCGCGCCGGCGCATCCGCTCTGCAGATGGAAGACCAGCTGATGCCCAAACGCTGCGGGCACATGCAGGGCAAACAGGTGATCAGCTGTGGAGAAATGGTCGGCAAGATTCACGCCGCCCTGGATGCACGGCGCAGCACCAAAACGCTAATTTTCGCGCGTACCGACGCCCTTGGCGTCAACGGCTTTGACGACGCGCTGGAAAGGGCCGAACGCTATCTGGAAGCCGGCGCTGATGCCATCTTCATCGAGGCGCCCAAAACCGTGGAACAGATGCGGGCCATCGGCGAGCAGCTCGGCGGGCGCACGCCACTGATTCACAATCTGGTCGAGGGGGGAAACTCTCCAGTACAGACCCTGGAAGAGTTGCGCGCGCTGAACTATCGCATCGCCCTTTACCCCGCCTCCCTGCTGCACCTGTTCATTCCGGCTGCACAGGACATGCTGGCGGAACTGCGCCACAGCGGGCACCTGCAGGCCAGGCGCAAGCAGATGATCGATCTGGCGGCCGTGAACAATCTCCTTGGCGCCGATGAACTGCTGGCAGCCAGCGAAGAATACCAATACGAATAA
- a CDS encoding SDR family oxidoreductase, with the protein MANIVITGSTKGIGFGLAKAFLATGHKVVISGRSEKSVRDALERLQTPACKCQGFACDTSDPEQVNALWQFAHTSLGSVDIWVNNAGLARTGWSILDIPQEEISAMVHTNLMGTINGCRVAATGMQQQGHGKIFNMLGGGSDGEYFPGMGIYGSTKRGLDYFTDALAKELKPSGILVGKIRPGMVVTEAIIREAKANPERFARSRKFMNNLVDQVDTVAAYLAGKILDCNKSGEKIRWLTGGKMAARMLVGMVRKREDQFARHGL; encoded by the coding sequence ATGGCAAACATCGTCATCACTGGCAGTACCAAGGGTATCGGTTTCGGCCTGGCCAAGGCCTTCCTCGCAACCGGTCACAAAGTTGTTATCAGCGGTCGCAGCGAAAAGAGCGTGCGCGATGCCCTGGAGCGCCTGCAAACACCGGCCTGCAAGTGTCAGGGGTTCGCCTGTGACACCAGTGACCCAGAACAGGTAAACGCTTTGTGGCAGTTTGCACACACATCCCTCGGCAGCGTGGATATCTGGGTCAACAATGCAGGCCTTGCGCGAACTGGCTGGTCAATCCTGGATATTCCCCAGGAAGAAATTTCGGCAATGGTCCACACCAATCTGATGGGAACCATCAACGGTTGTCGTGTAGCGGCAACCGGCATGCAGCAACAGGGGCACGGCAAGATTTTCAATATGCTTGGCGGCGGCAGCGACGGGGAATATTTTCCGGGAATGGGCATTTACGGTAGTACCAAGCGCGGGCTGGACTATTTTACCGATGCCCTCGCCAAGGAGCTGAAACCCAGTGGCATACTGGTGGGGAAAATACGCCCGGGAATGGTCGTCACCGAAGCGATCATCCGGGAAGCCAAGGCCAATCCGGAGCGGTTTGCCCGCTCGCGGAAATTTATGAACAACCTGGTGGATCAGGTAGATACCGTTGCGGCCTATCTGGCCGGGAAAATACTCGACTGCAACAAGAGTGGTGAAAAGATCCGCTGGCTGACCGGTGGGAAAATGGCCGCACGCATGTTGGTAGGCATGGTACGCAAGCGCGAAGACCAGTTCGCGCGGCACGGACTGTAA
- a CDS encoding carbon-nitrogen hydrolase family protein: protein MPRVAALQFATGTDITDNLNTCLRMIDVAAAGGARLMVLPEFCNHISWYRDQEQAWDCAVTLEGDFLSAIAERAQRYRCYILINVSLRREAPAITVTSLLYGPDGSLLGEADKQSLMGHENDFFVPATRAGGLVDTELGKIGFIACRDGISFEPSRRLALAGADLLCNSLNSFAFDEASLHVRARAAENRLFLVAANKVGPLVPAEEIPSVSVMTAIPEALLYGAGESQVVGPDGNALAASARGQEAVVYADLPERGERQQLSLGALARRRPSLYEPLAGQACDPASDAAQYIEVALLDPEGEGLGAIVRATDLLRALPQTVELALLPAIFPVRSAAHDWALTAALCREAEAQIVEVCREKDIQVCTTIIERGENGWQHTGVLLDGGGRRMAQPQIHRCPLGLRPAGRELQVVDLSWGRVAILVGNDSLYPELARMAALAGAHCLLAPLSPEAAGRAGRLRDLPLLFSARAAENRVCLASSALGGRGGMLASLEREFTLMTPWPERRFDGNINKPLVTLQAGEVTIGSLHPQAAANKMISANTHLLRSRAHQSTARLLVTEEATL from the coding sequence ATGCCAAGGGTTGCTGCATTGCAGTTCGCGACGGGTACGGATATCACCGACAACCTCAACACCTGTTTGCGTATGATCGATGTCGCCGCTGCAGGAGGTGCGCGCCTGATGGTGTTGCCGGAATTCTGTAATCACATTTCGTGGTATCGAGACCAGGAGCAGGCGTGGGACTGCGCCGTTACTCTGGAAGGTGATTTTCTAAGCGCTATTGCCGAGCGCGCACAGCGCTATCGCTGCTACATACTGATCAACGTTTCCCTGCGACGAGAGGCTCCCGCAATTACCGTCACCTCTCTGCTGTACGGTCCCGATGGGAGCCTGCTTGGTGAAGCGGACAAGCAGAGTCTGATGGGGCATGAAAATGACTTTTTTGTCCCGGCTACCCGTGCAGGTGGGCTAGTGGATACGGAGCTCGGAAAAATCGGCTTTATTGCCTGCCGCGATGGCATCAGCTTTGAACCTTCGCGACGCCTGGCACTGGCGGGGGCCGACCTGCTGTGCAATTCCCTCAATTCTTTTGCTTTCGACGAAGCCAGCCTGCATGTGCGGGCCCGGGCTGCTGAAAATCGCCTGTTCCTGGTGGCGGCCAACAAGGTGGGGCCGCTGGTTCCCGCCGAGGAGATTCCATCAGTGAGTGTAATGACGGCGATCCCTGAGGCATTGCTGTACGGGGCAGGCGAGAGTCAGGTGGTCGGGCCCGACGGCAATGCGTTGGCAGCGAGTGCGCGCGGTCAGGAGGCAGTGGTATATGCAGACCTGCCCGAACGCGGTGAGCGTCAACAGTTGAGCCTGGGGGCTTTGGCTCGCCGCAGACCGTCGCTCTACGAGCCGCTCGCAGGGCAGGCCTGTGATCCCGCTTCTGATGCCGCCCAGTACATTGAGGTTGCCCTGCTGGACCCTGAGGGCGAGGGGCTTGGGGCGATTGTTCGTGCGACAGACCTGTTGCGTGCGCTACCGCAAACCGTCGAGCTGGCTTTGCTGCCCGCGATATTCCCGGTGCGCAGCGCTGCGCACGACTGGGCCCTGACAGCGGCACTGTGCCGTGAAGCGGAAGCGCAAATCGTGGAAGTCTGCCGGGAAAAGGACATCCAGGTATGCACCACTATTATCGAGCGGGGGGAAAATGGCTGGCAGCATACCGGGGTGTTACTGGATGGTGGTGGCCGCCGAATGGCGCAGCCGCAGATTCATCGATGTCCGCTCGGGTTGCGACCGGCGGGCCGCGAGCTTCAGGTGGTGGATTTGTCCTGGGGACGCGTGGCGATCCTGGTGGGTAACGACAGTCTTTATCCGGAGCTGGCGCGTATGGCGGCCCTTGCAGGGGCGCACTGTTTACTGGCGCCACTGTCGCCAGAGGCTGCGGGTCGCGCAGGACGCCTGCGTGATTTACCGTTACTGTTTTCCGCGCGCGCTGCGGAAAATCGCGTCTGCCTGGCTTCCTCGGCTCTCGGTGGTAGGGGGGGAATGCTTGCCAGTCTGGAGCGGGAATTTACCCTGATGACACCGTGGCCGGAGCGCCGCTTCGATGGCAATATCAACAAGCCGCTGGTCACTTTGCAAGCCGGCGAAGTCACCATCGGGAGCCTGCATCCGCAGGCAGCCGCCAACAAAATGATCTCCGCTAATACGCACCTGCTGCGCAGTCGCGCGCACCAATCTACCGCACGCCTGCTGGTGACAGAGGAAGCGACGCTTTGA
- a CDS encoding MFS transporter: MAQPHWLGIQLASGVSRGNFATYLFAVFISSGYAGALSVLQPGLLHVMGIAADTQAMLTGYLGALQELVFILLLGAAGALSDRIGRRPVYVFGLAVTGIGFTLYPHASSITQLVVFRLLVAVGSAAMIGMMVTVVADYAAERSRGRANGQQALAATLGAFIPPVLASLPKVFSSQGLDELAAQQWTFAVGGALGMVAAAVVLAGLAPKVVQATTTARESFKNTILGGLRAARDPQTALSYGAAFISRGDLAVTGAFISLWLVQYGTRELGLTASEAMFQLAVPRVLATVAGALLGSLIMGRIADRTSRVTAVAMASGLAAAVYSAVFLISDPSADWVIGLLFVMGIAEISAFVSSQALVGQQAPEAYRGATIGFFGVAGAFGILLGTSGGGVLFAKISPSAPFVLFGALNFAVFVWSMWLRKRLNNKTAEPAQAPASAISTSQI; this comes from the coding sequence ATGGCTCAACCGCACTGGCTTGGTATCCAACTAGCGTCGGGGGTTTCCCGCGGCAACTTTGCCACCTACTTGTTTGCTGTATTCATTTCCTCGGGGTATGCCGGCGCACTCTCGGTACTACAGCCCGGGCTGTTACATGTCATGGGGATCGCGGCAGATACCCAGGCCATGCTCACCGGTTATCTGGGGGCGCTGCAAGAGCTGGTATTCATTCTTTTGCTCGGCGCCGCAGGTGCGCTTTCCGATCGCATTGGCCGCCGCCCGGTTTACGTTTTTGGCCTGGCCGTTACCGGTATCGGCTTCACGCTGTACCCCCACGCCAGTTCCATTACACAGCTTGTCGTGTTCCGCCTGCTCGTAGCGGTCGGTAGTGCGGCCATGATCGGCATGATGGTGACAGTGGTAGCGGACTACGCTGCCGAGCGCTCCCGCGGGCGCGCCAACGGGCAACAGGCGTTGGCAGCCACCCTCGGCGCCTTTATCCCGCCGGTGCTCGCAAGCTTGCCGAAAGTATTCAGCAGCCAGGGATTGGATGAACTCGCCGCGCAGCAGTGGACCTTTGCGGTGGGCGGTGCGCTGGGCATGGTTGCCGCAGCTGTGGTCCTTGCGGGTCTGGCTCCGAAAGTTGTACAAGCAACGACCACAGCACGGGAGTCCTTCAAAAACACAATACTCGGTGGTCTGCGGGCTGCGCGTGATCCCCAAACTGCTCTTTCTTACGGCGCGGCGTTTATATCCCGCGGCGACCTCGCTGTGACCGGCGCGTTCATCTCTTTATGGCTGGTGCAATACGGCACCCGCGAACTGGGACTCACCGCCAGCGAGGCGATGTTCCAGCTGGCGGTACCGCGGGTACTGGCAACCGTAGCCGGCGCCCTGCTCGGCTCCCTGATCATGGGACGCATCGCCGATCGCACCTCCCGCGTGACCGCTGTGGCCATGGCCTCGGGGCTCGCCGCCGCAGTGTACAGCGCCGTGTTCCTGATTTCCGACCCTTCCGCAGACTGGGTAATCGGCCTGCTATTTGTCATGGGTATTGCCGAGATCAGCGCCTTTGTCAGCAGCCAGGCCCTGGTTGGCCAACAAGCACCGGAAGCATACCGCGGGGCAACCATTGGCTTCTTCGGCGTTGCCGGCGCCTTCGGGATTCTGTTGGGCACCTCTGGCGGCGGTGTGCTGTTTGCAAAAATTTCTCCAAGTGCCCCTTTTGTACTATTCGGTGCACTCAATTTTGCGGTATTTGTATGGAGCATGTGGCTTCGCAAAAGACTGAACAATAAAACAGCGGAACCTGCCCAGGCTCCCGCATCAGCAATATCAACCAGCCAAATATGA
- a CDS encoding CaiB/BaiF CoA-transferase family protein codes for MNKALNGIRILDLTHMLSGPYGAMILADLGADLIKVEPLAGEGTRKLLANDPENSIDGFGAYYLTLNRNKRSVALNLKSERGQQVFYDLVKQADVVISNFGPGVPERLGIDYDTLSEINPRIITCCVSGFGSDGPGAKRPAFDQVAQAYGGGMSITGDDPSNPVRAGIPIGDLGGGMFAVMGILAAIAERATSNRGQHVDISMVDCQISMLNYMATMHFLSGKNPYPIGNAHFVHVPYNSYATSDGFIIIAVITDNFWQNLKPVVNVPEFDDPKYDGQPGRFADKDLIDSKLAEVFATDTTDAWLAQLEAQRIPCAPINNLEQALRDPQVLHRNMVVDIAHPNGKTTKAPGNPIKLSRTHEDSFSPAPHIGQHTDQVLSELCGYTSADIEALKQGGDAA; via the coding sequence ATGAACAAGGCGCTGAATGGCATTCGAATACTGGACCTTACCCATATGTTGTCCGGGCCCTATGGGGCGATGATTCTCGCTGACCTGGGGGCAGATCTGATCAAGGTCGAACCGCTGGCCGGAGAGGGCACTCGCAAGTTACTTGCGAATGATCCGGAGAACTCCATTGATGGCTTCGGTGCCTATTACCTGACCCTCAACCGCAACAAGCGCAGTGTGGCACTCAACCTGAAAAGCGAGCGCGGCCAGCAGGTATTTTACGATCTGGTAAAACAGGCGGATGTGGTGATCAGCAATTTTGGCCCCGGTGTTCCCGAGCGCCTGGGCATTGATTACGACACATTGAGTGAGATCAACCCGCGCATTATTACCTGCTGTGTTTCCGGCTTCGGTTCAGATGGCCCCGGTGCCAAGCGCCCGGCATTCGATCAGGTGGCCCAGGCATACGGCGGTGGTATGTCGATTACCGGTGACGACCCCTCCAACCCGGTGCGTGCGGGTATTCCCATCGGGGACCTTGGCGGTGGCATGTTTGCGGTGATGGGGATTCTCGCGGCGATTGCCGAGCGCGCCACCAGCAATCGCGGCCAGCACGTCGATATCTCCATGGTTGACTGCCAGATTTCCATGCTGAACTACATGGCGACCATGCATTTCCTCAGTGGTAAAAACCCGTACCCCATCGGCAACGCGCACTTTGTGCATGTGCCTTACAACAGCTACGCGACTTCCGATGGTTTCATCATCATTGCGGTGATTACCGACAACTTCTGGCAGAACCTGAAGCCGGTAGTGAATGTGCCGGAGTTTGATGATCCCAAGTACGACGGACAGCCCGGGCGGTTCGCGGACAAGGACCTTATCGACAGCAAGCTGGCGGAGGTTTTCGCCACCGACACCACTGATGCCTGGCTGGCACAGCTTGAAGCCCAGCGTATTCCCTGTGCGCCGATCAACAATCTGGAGCAAGCGCTGCGCGATCCGCAGGTGCTGCACCGCAACATGGTGGTGGATATTGCCCACCCGAACGGGAAGACCACCAAGGCTCCGGGGAATCCTATCAAACTGTCCCGCACCCACGAGGATTCCTTCTCGCCGGCGCCGCATATTGGTCAGCATACCGATCAGGTTCTAAGTGAGCTCTGCGGTTATACATCCGCAGATATCGAGGCGCTCAAGCAAGGCGGCGACGCGGCGTGA
- a CDS encoding hydroxymethylglutaryl-CoA lyase produces the protein MREKILINDVGPRDGLQNQTRVLSVDQRVQLIRGLLKAGVRSVEAGAFVSPKAVPAMAGTDAVLAGLSADAGVDFQVLIPNLKGYTLARDAGAGTVVLVVCASETMNQRNVRMSIEESLAQAQEICAAARTDGVRVVACIAVAWCCPFEGATEPGRVLDLAGRLFAMGADDVNIADTIGAANPRAVGRLMGALAQEYGAGKLACHFHDTRAFGLANVYAALESGIRKFDSSIGGIGGCPFAPGATGNVASEDVVMLLEQMGFDTGIDLPALMAAGQLVGEMLGVTTGGRADTWRRLQLEKESPLI, from the coding sequence ATGCGTGAAAAGATACTGATCAATGATGTGGGCCCGCGCGACGGGCTGCAGAATCAAACCCGAGTACTGTCTGTGGACCAGCGCGTACAACTGATTCGCGGACTGCTCAAGGCAGGTGTGCGATCGGTGGAGGCGGGCGCTTTTGTGTCGCCAAAGGCAGTGCCGGCAATGGCTGGCACCGATGCGGTGCTCGCCGGTTTGTCGGCGGATGCCGGGGTGGACTTTCAGGTGCTCATTCCCAACCTCAAAGGATACACACTGGCACGCGATGCGGGTGCCGGCACCGTTGTGCTGGTGGTATGCGCCAGCGAAACCATGAACCAGCGCAACGTGCGCATGTCGATTGAGGAATCACTGGCGCAGGCACAGGAAATTTGCGCCGCCGCCAGAACCGACGGCGTGCGCGTGGTGGCCTGCATTGCGGTAGCATGGTGTTGTCCCTTTGAGGGGGCGACCGAACCGGGCCGGGTGCTGGACCTGGCGGGGCGCTTGTTCGCCATGGGGGCGGACGATGTGAACATTGCCGATACGATCGGTGCTGCGAACCCGAGGGCAGTGGGGCGATTGATGGGCGCGTTGGCACAGGAGTACGGCGCTGGAAAGCTGGCCTGTCATTTCCATGATACCCGTGCGTTTGGCCTGGCGAATGTGTATGCGGCGCTCGAGTCGGGCATCCGCAAATTCGATAGTTCTATTGGCGGTATCGGCGGTTGCCCGTTTGCCCCTGGGGCCACGGGTAACGTAGCCAGTGAAGATGTGGTGATGTTGCTCGAGCAGATGGGGTTCGATACCGGAATTGATCTGCCCGCACTGATGGCGGCAGGCCAGCTGGTGGGTGAGATGCTGGGTGTCACCACCGGTGGCCGCGCGGATACCTGGCGTCGCTTGCAGCTTGAAAAAGAGTCGCCGCTCATCTGA
- a CDS encoding aldehyde dehydrogenase — protein MNRDYSLPELTNYIDGVFSAPTTSRGYYLCDANSGEPLQERRNSDAGQVSNALEAADRIHAEATWEETPAHERATVLENIAEELSGETYADTISTADSLTSGAIIRTTRKMAKILPMVFRGAAAYLREGHLEQKVPGPCGEVEYLRRPWGPALLIAPWNGPTAIASHKIASALAAGAPCILKPSEFTPHSAVMMARAAHRAGLPAGAFQLVLGDRTVGATMVEDPRIKAVSFTGGLAGGRAIARACADDFIPTQLELGGNNQLVVFEDADLDKAATGIAYGLTNLNGQWCRALGRLLVHESVKDALLDKVLSLLSSLRLGHSLDEQSDMGPLVHRGHFEQVQADIERLQAKGGQLLCSTPLPDLKGNFIAPTLVDGCQPADTREEIFGPVAAVHTFRNDEEALALANGTDLGLAGYVYSENTERAFAFARRMRTGGVKINGYSLLSIGQGTPRGAWGLSGLGEEGHAQSIEFFTGARVIGISPQDALGGR, from the coding sequence ATGAACCGTGACTACTCATTGCCCGAGCTCACCAATTACATCGACGGTGTATTCAGCGCGCCCACCACAAGCCGCGGATATTACCTGTGCGATGCCAATTCCGGCGAACCCCTGCAGGAGCGGCGTAACAGCGACGCTGGCCAGGTGTCGAATGCTCTGGAAGCGGCAGACCGGATCCACGCCGAAGCCACATGGGAAGAAACGCCAGCCCATGAACGCGCTACAGTTCTGGAAAACATCGCGGAAGAGCTCAGCGGTGAGACTTATGCGGACACCATCAGTACCGCCGATAGCCTTACCTCCGGCGCCATCATCCGCACCACACGCAAAATGGCCAAAATTCTCCCGATGGTATTTCGGGGCGCTGCAGCCTATCTGCGCGAAGGACACCTGGAGCAAAAGGTACCCGGCCCCTGTGGTGAAGTGGAGTATCTGCGACGCCCCTGGGGGCCTGCCCTGCTGATCGCTCCCTGGAATGGCCCCACTGCCATCGCCTCCCACAAGATTGCCAGCGCCCTGGCAGCGGGTGCTCCCTGTATTCTGAAGCCATCGGAATTTACCCCCCACTCCGCAGTGATGATGGCACGGGCCGCGCATCGCGCCGGCCTACCCGCAGGCGCATTTCAGCTGGTACTGGGGGATCGAACAGTGGGCGCAACCATGGTGGAGGATCCGCGCATCAAAGCGGTGTCGTTCACTGGAGGACTGGCCGGCGGTCGCGCTATTGCCCGCGCCTGTGCCGACGACTTTATTCCCACGCAACTGGAACTCGGCGGCAACAATCAGCTGGTGGTATTTGAAGATGCGGACCTGGATAAGGCCGCAACCGGCATCGCCTACGGCCTCACCAACCTCAATGGTCAGTGGTGCCGCGCACTGGGGCGACTGCTGGTGCATGAATCCGTAAAGGACGCCCTGCTCGACAAGGTGCTGAGCCTGCTATCCAGCTTGCGCCTCGGCCACTCTCTCGACGAACAAAGCGATATGGGGCCACTGGTGCACCGCGGCCACTTCGAGCAGGTACAGGCCGACATTGAGCGGCTACAGGCGAAAGGCGGACAACTGCTTTGCTCCACCCCGCTGCCGGACCTGAAAGGCAATTTTATTGCCCCGACCCTGGTGGATGGGTGCCAGCCAGCGGATACCCGCGAGGAAATATTCGGCCCCGTGGCAGCGGTACACACCTTCCGTAACGACGAGGAAGCCCTGGCGCTGGCAAACGGTACCGACCTGGGACTGGCGGGCTATGTGTACAGCGAAAATACCGAGCGCGCCTTCGCCTTCGCCCGGCGCATGCGCACGGGTGGTGTGAAGATTAACGGCTACAGCCTGCTGAGTATTGGCCAGGGCACCCCGCGCGGTGCCTGGGGCCTGTCAGGGCTCGGAGAGGAAGGTCATGCCCAGTCGATCGAGTTCTTTACCGGAGCACGGGTAATCGGCATATCGCCACAGGATGCACTCGGGGGACGCTGA